The Coregonus clupeaformis isolate EN_2021a chromosome 13, ASM2061545v1, whole genome shotgun sequence genome includes a region encoding these proteins:
- the LOC121580148 gene encoding T-cell immunoglobulin and mucin domain-containing protein 4: MATRSISGWFLLCLLSASECSHVIGIEGQNITLPFKYDAKSHGLQYICWGKGIIPSTGGCNNEIISTDGPEVTSRSSVRYQLLGELKTGDVSLTISNTTEKDSGIYGCRVQYPGWFNDEKYNVRLTIEKAPVPTTFQTSANVTITPQIIDNHTHGHVTTISTEYSYTSTLHYSKSESETGGHKLAVILVSILLVLTGVGIVCVLVTRKRWEKIATVLQIPQHSGGSVLYINSVSSLALHTRETAVENVYQIEDNERENYEELP, from the exons ATGGCAACACGCAGCATTTCAGGCTGGTTTCTCCTCTGTCTACTTTCAG CCAGTGAATGCAGTCACGTCATTGGTATTGAGGGTCAGAATATCACTCTGCCATTTAAATATGATGCCAAATCTCATGGTCTACAATACATATGCTGGGGGAAAGGAATCATACCGAGTACTGGTGGTTGTAACAATGAAATCATCTCAACTGATGGACCTGAAGTGACAAGTAGATCTTCAGTCAGGTATCAGTTATTGGGTGAGCTGAAGACGGGGGATGTCTCTCTAACCATCTCCAATACCACAGAGAAAGACTCTGGAATTTATGGATGTCGAGTGCAATACCCTGGATGGTTCAATGATGAGAAATATAACGTCAGGTTGACCATTGAGAAAG CACCTGTCCCAACGACATTCCAGACATCTGCCAATGTGACCATAACCCCACAGATCATTGACAACCACACACACG GTCATGTGACCACAATATCTACTGAGTATTCGTACACATCCACGCTACATTACAGCAAATCAGAATCA GAGACGGGAGGTCACAAGCTGGCTGTGATCCTGGTGTCCATTCTGCTGGTTCTGACAGGTGTGGGGATTGTGTGTGTACTTGTCACGA GAAAGCGATGGGAAAAAATTGCCACGGTACTCCAAAT ACCACAGCACTCTGGCGGCTCGGTCCTGTACATAAACTCAGTGTCCAGCTTGGCACTGCACACTCGAGAGACGGCCGTAGAGAACGTCTATCAAATAGAGGACAACGAGAGAGAGAACTACGAGGAACTGCCCTGA